From one Pieris brassicae chromosome 5, ilPieBrab1.1, whole genome shotgun sequence genomic stretch:
- the LOC123710486 gene encoding myosin heavy chain, muscle isoform X10, with the protein MPKPIVQEGEDPDPTPYLFVSLEQKRIDQSKPYDGKKACWVPDEKEGFLQGEIKATKGDLVTVNLPGGETKDFKKDFVTQVNPPKYEKCEDMSNLTYLNDASVLYNLKQRYYHKLIYTYSGLFCVAINPYKRFPVYTTRCARLYRGKRRSEVPPHIFAISDGAYVNMLTNHENQSMLITGESGAGKTENTKKVIAYFATVGASQKKDASQEKKGSLEDQVVQTNPVLEAFGNAKTVRNDNSSRFGKFIRIHFGPSGKLAGADIETYLLEKARVISQQALERSYHIFYQMMSGSVNGLKAMCLLSDNVHDYNIIAQGKTTIPNVDDGEECLLTDQAFDILGFTQEEKDNVYKITAAVMHMGGMKFKQRGREEQAEADGTEDGEKVAKLFGVDCADLYKNLLKPRIKVGNEFVTQGRNKDQVTNSIGALCKGVFDRLFKWLVKKCNETLDTKQKRQHFIGVLDIAGFEIFDYNGFEQLCINFTNEKLQQFFNHHMFVLEQEEYQKEGIHWEFIDFGMDLLACIDLIEKPMGILSILEEESMFPKATDQTFVEKLNNNHLGKSPPYLKPKPPKPGCQAAHFAIGHYAGNVGYNITGWLEKNKDPLNDTVVDQFKKGSNKLLIEIFADHPGQSGDAGAGGGGKGAGGKRAKGSAFQTVSSLYREQLNNLMATLRSTQPHFVRCIIPNELKQAGLIDSHLVMHQLTCNGVLEGIRICRKGFPNRMVYPDFKLRYKILCPNLLKEPISPEKASEKILEHTGLDSESFRLGKTKVFFRAGVLGQMEELRDDRLSKIVSWLQSYIRGYLSRKEFKRLQEQRIALQVVQRNLRKYLQLRTWPWWKLWQRVKPLLNVTRIEDEIAKLEEKAQKAQEAFEKEEKLRKEVEALNAKLLEEKQALLSNLEGEKGSLSEVQERANKLQAQKADLENQLRDTQDRLTQEEDARNQLFQGKKKLEQEISGLKKDVEDLELSIQKSEQDKATKDHQIRNLNDEIAHQDELINKLNKEKKLQGESTQKTSEELQAAEDKVNHLNKVKQKLEQTLDELEDSLEREKKLRGDVEKQRRKVEGDLKLTQEAVTDLERNKKELEQTIQRKDKEISSLTAKLEDEQSLVSKLQKQIKELQGRIEELEEEVESERQARAKAEKQRADLARELEELGERLEEAGGATSAQIELNKKREAELSKLRRDLEEANIQHESTLASLRKKHNDAVAEMGEQLDQLNKLKAKAEHDRASSYNELNNTRAAIDQVAREKAAQEKIVKQLQHQLNEVQNKADEANRTLNDLDAAKKKLSIENSDLLRQLEEAESQVSQLSKIKVSLTTQLEDTKRLADEESRERATLLGKFRNLEHDLDNIREQVEEEAEGKADLQRQLSKANAEAQLWRSKYESEGVARSEELEEAKRKLQARLAEAEETIESLNQKVVALEKTKQRLATEVEDLQLEVDRATAIANAAEKKQKAFDKIIGEWKLKVDDLAAELDASQKECRNYSTELFRLKGAYEEGQEQLEAVRRENKNLADEVKDLLDQIGEGGRNIHEIEKARKRLEAEKDELQAALEEAEAALEQEENKVLRAQLELSQVRQEIDRRIQEKEEEFENTRKNHQRALDSMQASLEAEAKGKAEALRMKKKLEADINELEIALDHANKANAEAQKNIKRYQQQIKDLQTALEEEQRARDDAREQLGISERRANALQNELEESRTLLEQADRARRQAEQELGDAHEQLNDLSAQSASLSAAKRKLESELQTLHSDLDELLNEAKNSEEKAKKAMVDAARLADELRAEQDHAQTQEKLRKALEQQIKELQVRLDEAEANALKGGKKAIQKLEQRVRELENELDGEQRRHADAQKNLRKAERRIKELTFQAEEDRKNHERMQDLVDKLQQKIKTYKRQIEEAEEIAALNLAKFRKAQQELEEAEERADLAEQAISKFRGKGRAGSTARGVSPAPPRSRPALDGFGTFPPRFDLAPEDF; encoded by the exons ATGCCGAAGCCAATTGTCCAAGAGGGTGAGGACCCTGATCCGACCCCATACCTGTTCGTATCACTCGAACAGAAGCGCATCGACCAAAGCAAGCCCTACGATGGTAAGAAGGCTTGCTGGGTACCAGACGAGAAAGAGGGCTTCCTACAGGGAGAAATTAAAGCCACCAAGGGGGACCTGGTGACCGTCAACCTCCCTGGAGGCGAG ACAAAAGACTTCAAGAAGGACTTTGTTACTCAAGTGAACCCGCCTAAATACGAAAAATGTGAGGATATGTCCAACTTGACATACCTCAACGACGCTTCCGTTTTGTATAACTTGAAGCAGAGATATTATCATAAGCTCATTTAC ACATACTCGGGTCTCTTCTGTGTGGCTATCAACCCTTACAAGAGGTTCCCCGTGTACACGACACGATGTGCCAGGCTCTACCGAGGCAAGCGTCGCTCGGAAGTGCCTCCCCACATTTTCGCCATTTCCGACGGTGCTTACGTCAACATGTTAACCAACCACGAGAATCAATCTATGTTGATTAC CGGTGAGTCTGGTGCTGGTAAGACTGAGAACACGAAGAAGGTAATTGCGTACTTCGCGACCGTTGGTGCGTCTCAAAAGAAAGATGCAAGCCAGGAGAAGAAGGGCTCTCTAGAGGACCAAGTCGTACAAACTAACCCTGTACTTGAAGCCTTCGGTAACGCCAAGACCGTCCGTAACGACAACTCCTCCCGTttc GGTAAATTCATCCGTATCCACTTCGGACCATCAGGAAAACTGGCCGGAGCTGACATTGAAACTT ATCTGCTGGAGAAGGCCCGTGTAATCTCCCAGCAGGCGCTGGAACGTTCTTACCACATCTTCTACCAGATGATGTCCGGCTCCGTCAATGGACTTAAGG CCATGTGTTTGCTGTCCGACAACGTACATGATTATAACATCATAGCGCAAGGAAAAACTACAATTCCCAATGTTGATGATGGAGAGGAATGTTTATTGACCGAT CAAGCCTTCGACATCCTGGGTTTCACTCAAGAGGAGAAAGACAATGTTTACAAGATCACAGCTGCTGTCATGCACATGGGTGGTATGAAGTTCAAACAGAGGGGTCGTGAGGAGCAAGCTGAGGCTGACGGCACTGAG GACGGTGAGAAGGTCGCTAAGTTGTTCGGTGTTGACTGCGCTGACCTATACAAGAACTTGTTGAAGCCCCGCATTAAGGTCGGAAACGAGTTCGTGACCCAAGGTCGTAACAAGGACCAGGTTACCAACTCCATTGGTGCCCTCTGCAAGGGTGTGTTTGACAGGCTGTTCAAGTGGCTCGTCAAGAAGTGTAACGAGACTCTTGACACCAAGCAAAAGAGACAGCACTTCATTGGTGTGCTTGATATCGCCGGTTTCGAGATCTTCGAC TACAATGGGTTCGAACAACTTTGCATTAACTTCACAAATGAAAAACTGCAACAATTCTTCAACCATCACATGTTTGTGTTGGAGCAAGAGGAGTACCAGAAAGAGGGCATCCACTGGGAGTTCATTGATTTTGGAATGGACTTGCTCGCCTGTATTGACCTTATCGAAAAG CCCATGGGTATCCTCTCCATTCTTGAAGAAGAGTCTATGTTCCCGAAAGCCACCGATCAGACCTTCGTTGAGAAGTTGAACAACAACCACTTGGGTAAATCCCCTCCTTACCTGAAGCCCAAGCCCCCCAAGCCCGGTTGCCAAGCAGCTCACTTCGCCATTGGTCACTACGCCGGTAAT GTCGGTTACAACATCACTGGATGGCTTGAGAAGAACAAGGACCCCTTGAACGACACTGTCGTTGACCAGTTTAAGAAGGGAAGCAACAAACTGTTGATTGAGATCTTCGCTGACCACCCTGGTCAGTCCGGAGATGCCGGTGCTGGTGGCGGTGGCAAGG GAGCTGGAGGCAAGCGTGCCAAGGGTTCCGCCTTCCAGACTGTATCATCGCTGTACAGG GAACAACTTAACAATTTGATGGCCACACTGAGGTCAACCCAACCTCACTTCGTACGTTGTATCATCCCCAACGAGTTGAAGCAGGCTG GTCTCATCGACTCCCACCTTGTGATGCACCAGCTGACATGTAACGGTGTGCTTGAGGGTATCCGTATCTGTCGTAAAGGTTTCCCCAACAGGATGGTCTACCCCGACTTCAAGCTCCG ATACAAAATTCTGTGCCCGAACCTGCTTAAAGAACCCATTTCACCGGAGAAAGCTAGCGAGAAAATTCTCGAACATACCGGCTTGGACTCGGAGTCTTTCAGACTTGGAAAGACAAAG GTATTCTTCCGCGCCGGAGTCCTGGGTCAGATGGAAGAGTTACGTGACGACAGATTGTCTAAGATCGTTTCTTGGCTACAATCCTACATCCGTGGTTACCTTTCACGTAAAGAATTCAAGAGGTTGCAGGAACAgag AATCGCTCTCCAAGTTGTCCAGCGCAACTTGCGCAAATACCTGCAGCTCCGCACCTGGCCATGGTGGAAGTTGTGGCAGAGGGTCAAGCCCCTCCTCAACGTCACCCGTATCGAGGACGAGATTGCG AAACTCGAGGAGAAGGCGCAAAAGGCCCAGGAGGCTTTCGAGAAGGAAGAAAAGCTCCGCAAGGAGGTGGAGGCTCTCAACGCCAAGCTGTTGGAGGAAAAGCAAGCGCTGCTTTCCAACTTGGAAGGAGAGAAGGGCTCTCTCAGCGAAGTGCAGGAACGCGCTAACAAACTGCAGGCTCAAAAGGCCGACCTCGAAAACCAACTTAGG GACACACAAGACCGTCTTACACAAGAAGAGGATGCCCGCAATCAGCTCTTCCAGGGCAAGAAGAAGTTGGAACAGGAAATCTCTGGACTCAAAAAGGATGTTGAAGACCTGGAGCTTTCCATCCAGAAGTCTGAACAAGACAAGGCCACCAAGGATCACCAAATTCGCAACTTGAACGATGAGATCGCCCACCAAGATGAGCTCATCAACAAGTTGAACAAAGAAAAGAAGTTACAGGGCGAGAGCACCCAGAAGACATCTGAGGAGCTCCAAGCCGCCGAGGACAAGGTCAACCACCTTAACAAGGTTAAGCAAAAGTTGGAACAGACCCTCGACGAGCTCGAAGATTCATTGGAGCGTGAAAAGAAACTCCGCGGTGACGTCGAGAAGCAGAGGAGGAAGGTTGAGGGTGACCTCAAGCTTACTCAGGAGGCCGTCACTGACTTGGAGCGCAACAAAAAAGAACTCGAACAAACCATCCAACGCAAGGACAAGGAGATCTCTTCCCTCACTGCCAAGCTCGAAGACGAACAATCTCTGGTCAGCAAACTCCAGAAACAGATTAAGGAACTACAGGGCCGCATCGAAGAACTCGAAGAGGAAGTGGAGTCGGAGAGACAAGCCCGTGCCAAGGCCGAAAAGCAACGCGCCGACCTCGCACGTGAGCTTGAGGAGCTCGGCGAGCGTCTGGAGGAGGCCGGTGGTGCCACCTCTGCTCAAATCGAGCTCAACAAGAAGCGTGAGGCTGAACTTAGCAAACTGCGTCGTGACTTGGAGGAGGCTAACATCCAACACGAGTCCACACTCGCTAGCTTGCGCAAGAAGCACAACGATGCCGTAGCCGAGATGGGCGAGCAGCTTGACCAGCTCAACAAGCTCAAGGCTAA GGCTGAGCACGACCGTGCGTCTAGCTACAACGAGCTAAACAACACGCGTGCTGCTATTGACCAAGTAGCGAGAGAAAAG GCTGCCCAAGAAAAGATCGTTAAGCAACTCCAACACCAACTCAATGAGGTACAAAACAAGGCTGATGAAGCTAACCGTACCCTCAACGACTTGGACGCTGCTAAGAAGAAGCTCTCCATCGAGAACTCTGACCTGCTCCGCCAACTCGAAGAAGCTGAATCCCAAGTCTCACAGCTGTCCAAGATCAAGGTGTCTCTCACAACTCAGCTTGAGGACACCAAGAGGCTTGCTGACGAAGAATCCAGG GAACGCGCTACACTTCTTGGCAAGTTCCGCAACTTGGAGCACGATTTGGACAACATCCGCGAGCAAGTTGAAGAGGAAGCCGAGGGCAAGGCTGATTTACAACGCCAATTGTCCAAGGCTAACGCTGAAGCCCAATTATGGCGATCCAAGTACGAATCCGAGGGAGTCGCCCGCTCCGAGGAGCTCGAGGAAGCCAAGCGCAAGCTCCAGGCTCGCCTTGCAGAAGCCGAGGAGACCATTGAATCACTTAACCAGAAGGTTGTTGCTCTTGAAAAGACGAAGCAACGCCTTGCTACTGAAGTTGAGGACTTACAGCTCGAGGTCGACAGAGCCACTGCCATTGCCAACGCTGCTGAGAAGAAACAGAAGGCGTTCGACAAGATCATTGGTGAATGGAAACTCAAGGTTGATGACCTGGCGGCTGAACTTGATGCCAGCCAAAAGGAATGCCGCAACTACTCTACTGAACTGTTCCGCCTTAAAGGTGCCTACGAAGAAGGCCAAGAACAACTCGAAGCCGTTCGTCGCGAAAACAAGAACCTCGCTGATGAAGTCAAGGACTTACTTGACCAAATCGGTGAAGGAGGCCGCAACATTCACGAAATTGAAAAGGCTAGGAAGCGTCTTGAAGCCGAGAAGGATGAACTCCAGGCGGCTCTTGAAGAGGCTGAAGCTGCTCTTGAACAAGAAGAAAACAAGGTCCTGCGCGCACAACTGGAGTTGTCACAGGTCAGACAAGAGATCGACAGGAGGATCCAAGAGAAGGAAGAGGAATTCGAAAACACGCGCAAGAACCACCAGCGTGCACTTGACTCTATGCAAGCCTCCCTCGAAGCTGAAGCCAAGGGCAAGGCTGAGGCGCTGCGCATGAAGAAGAAGCTTGAGGCCGACATTAACGAACTTGAGATCGCTCTCGACCACGCTAACAAGGCCAACGCTGAGGCACAGAAGAACATCAAACGCTACCAGCAACAGATTAAGGATCTCCAGACCGCTCTTGAAGAGGAACAACGTGCCCGGGATGATGCCCGTGAACAGCTCGGAATCTCTGAACGTCGTGCTAACGCACTCCAGAATGAACTTGAGGAATCCCGTACTCTCCTAGAACAAGCTGACCGTGCCCGTCGTCAAGCTGAACAAGAATTGGGTGACGCTCATGAACAACTCAATGATCTGTCCGCCCAGAGTGCATCACTCTCCGCCGCCAAGAGGAAACTCGAGTCTGAATTACAGACTCTTCACTCTGACCTTGACGAACTCCTCAACGAGGCCAAGAACTCAGAAGAGAAAGCAAAGAAGGCAATGGTTGACGCTGCCAGACTTGCTGACGAGCTCCGCGCTGAACAGGATCATGCTCAAACACAGGAGAAACTTCGCAAGGCCCTTGAACAGCAAATCAAGGAACTGCAAGTGAGACTCGACGAAGCTGAAGCTAACGCTCTTAAGGGCGGTAAGAAAGCTATCCAGAAACTTGAACAGAGAGTACGAGAACTTGAAAATGAGCTGGATGGTGAACAGAGGAGGCATGCTGATGCTCAAAAGAACCTCCGTAAGGCTGAGAGACGCATCAAGGAGTTGACGTTCCAGGCTGAGGAGGACCGCAAGAACCACGAACGTATGCAAGACCTTGTTGACAAACTTCAACAGAAGATCAAGACCTACAAGAGGCAGATCGAGGAAGCCGAAGAAATCGCTGCTCTTAACTTAGCCAAGTTCCGCAAAGCACAGCAGGAGTTGGAAGAGGCCGAGGAAAGGGCAGACCTCGCCGAGCAAGCCATCAGCAAATTCCGTGGCAAGGGACGTGCGGGATCCACTGCGAGAGGAGTCAGTCCGGCG ccCCCACGTTCGCGCCCCGCGCTTGACGGTTTCGGCACCTTCCCACCAAGGTTCGACCTAGCGCCCGAAGATTTCTAA